TTGAGTGGCTTTCCCGATAAGCACACCGTCTTTTATTATCTCCTGACCGGAATCTATTGGTGTAACACTGAATTTATGTTGATAAGGAATGGGCTCAGCCAATTTGACCCGGACCTCTCGACCATATATCTTCACTTCTGCCCCCGGTTTAAGGTCCACCAATGCGACACCGATATTATCTCCGG
The genomic region above belongs to Chloroflexota bacterium and contains:
- a CDS encoding UxaA family hydrolase, giving the protein GDNIGVALVDLKPGAEVKIYGREVRVKLAEPIPYQHKFSVTPIDSGQEIIKDGVLIGKATQDIAQGQHVHTHNMTGLRLKVN